From Thermogemmata fonticola, one genomic window encodes:
- a CDS encoding HEAT repeat domain-containing protein: METVSPPLPPALMQRLVMAVMVHGIPDSQVGTAFEILVHALRHPLAYVRELAVVALAELPLGSSKRIAALVRALQDDSARVRRRAARALGDFDPPAWPAMGMLIAALRDVDGSVRRDAAGALQRFGPLAAPAAPSLVALIADPDMRTRAVASATLRSIGPAAVTALQQARLHAHAELRARIDEWLSRYALAVATTPPPGETRSLSLYSTDVLPPLPSPTHSVSPETASKNASETADPSPTLS, from the coding sequence ATGGAAACCGTATCGCCCCCGTTACCACCCGCCCTGATGCAACGTCTGGTCATGGCCGTGATGGTCCATGGCATTCCGGATTCCCAGGTGGGTACAGCGTTTGAGATCTTAGTTCATGCCTTGCGGCACCCGTTGGCTTACGTTCGGGAGTTGGCCGTGGTAGCTCTGGCCGAGCTACCTTTAGGCTCATCGAAACGGATTGCAGCGTTAGTAAGGGCGTTGCAGGATGACTCGGCCCGCGTGCGGCGGCGGGCCGCTCGTGCCCTGGGAGATTTCGATCCACCGGCCTGGCCGGCGATGGGCATGCTCATCGCAGCCTTGCGAGATGTGGATGGCAGTGTGCGGCGGGATGCGGCGGGTGCCTTGCAGCGCTTCGGACCTCTGGCGGCTCCGGCGGCTCCGTCCCTGGTGGCTCTCATTGCCGATCCCGACATGCGGACGCGGGCCGTCGCTTCGGCGACCTTACGCAGCATCGGTCCTGCTGCTGTCACCGCCTTGCAACAGGCCCGGCTCCACGCCCATGCCGAACTCAGAGCGCGGATCGATGAATGGCTCTCCCGCTATGCCCTCGCAGTAGCAACCACCCCTCCACCGGGCGAAACCCGCTCCCTCAGTCTCTACTCAACGGATGTCCTTCCACCGCTCCCGTCCCCAACCCATTCGGTTAGCCCTGAGACTGCGTCCAAAAACGCCAGCGAAACGGCAGACCCTTCCCCCACCCTGTCGTGA
- the smpB gene encoding SsrA-binding protein SmpB has product MSKANKEKKKSAEEGIDIICRNRRATYDFDILDRLECGLVLQGTEVKSLRAGHAQLDDAFARVEDGEVWLYGLEIPEYEYGNVLNHKPKRPRKLLLHRQQITRFAAKAQQEGLTLIPLRLYFKNGRAKVELALAKGKKKYDKREALRQRDAQRQIDRTLTARRHRHMPPL; this is encoded by the coding sequence ATGTCCAAGGCGAACAAGGAGAAGAAAAAGTCGGCGGAAGAAGGCATCGACATCATCTGCCGGAATCGCCGTGCCACGTATGATTTCGATATCTTGGACCGCCTGGAGTGCGGCCTGGTTCTGCAAGGAACGGAAGTCAAAAGCCTGCGGGCCGGCCATGCTCAGCTCGACGATGCCTTCGCGCGTGTGGAAGATGGCGAAGTCTGGCTCTACGGCTTAGAAATCCCCGAATACGAATATGGGAATGTGCTCAATCACAAGCCCAAGCGCCCACGCAAGTTACTCCTCCACCGCCAGCAGATTACCCGCTTTGCCGCTAAGGCCCAACAGGAAGGACTGACCCTGATCCCGCTGCGGCTGTACTTCAAAAACGGCCGGGCCAAGGTGGAACTTGCCCTCGCCAAAGGCAAGAAGAAATACGACAAACGGGAAGCCCTCCGTCAGCGGGATGCCCAACGCCAAATCGACCGGACGCTCACCGCCCGGCGGCACCGCCACATGCCTCCGCTTTGA
- a CDS encoding DNA polymerase ligase N-terminal domain-containing protein — protein MAQRRYVILEHNWPAVHWDLLLDVGAVLRAWRLWEEPAVGVTMRAEINADHRRIYLDYEGEVSGGRGVVRRWDAGVYEVVAVVGDQAEGVEQPAGGDDTGVMPCPKELVVHLWGQRWQVRCRLWRVEGGEVGEYRAAFTAWTEAVPQLQPACGPPP, from the coding sequence ATGGCTCAGCGGCGATACGTGATCCTAGAGCACAACTGGCCTGCGGTCCACTGGGATTTGCTGCTGGATGTCGGGGCGGTTCTTCGTGCATGGCGGTTGTGGGAGGAGCCAGCCGTCGGGGTAACGATGCGGGCGGAAATCAACGCGGATCACCGGCGGATTTATTTGGATTACGAAGGGGAAGTGAGCGGAGGGCGGGGGGTGGTCCGCCGTTGGGATGCCGGGGTGTATGAGGTTGTGGCGGTGGTCGGGGACCAAGCCGAAGGGGTCGAGCAGCCGGCGGGAGGAGACGACACTGGCGTGATGCCGTGTCCGAAGGAGTTGGTGGTACACCTGTGGGGTCAGCGCTGGCAGGTTCGTTGCCGCTTGTGGCGTGTGGAAGGAGGTGAGGTCGGGGAATATCGGGCGGCGTTCACGGCTTGGACGGAGGCGGTGCCACAGCTTCAACCCGCGTGCGGCCCGCCACCGTGA
- a CDS encoding ABC transporter ATP-binding protein, which translates to MSRPVLEVIHVRKSYGDTVALDDVSLTVNEGELFGLLGPNGAGKTTLISILCGLLDADGGEVRLFGQTFHRRRRDLRRWIGLASQELALYPDLTARENLRFFARLYGLEGSELESRVAEMLQAVGLEERAEERVASFSGGMKRRLHLAAAIVHRPRLLFLDEPTTGVDPQSRNYIFELIRTLNRGGMTIVYTSHYLEEVEALCPRLAILDDGRLRACDTLPRLLALLDGQLLLTVEQANRDFLERLPLLPGVKNAVQKDGRWEILTDHVAEVLPRVVRLAAEVGVQITAIDARPPSLERVFLHLTGRELRD; encoded by the coding sequence ATGAGCCGCCCCGTTCTCGAAGTGATTCATGTTCGCAAGAGCTACGGCGACACCGTCGCTCTGGACGATGTTTCACTGACGGTGAATGAAGGGGAATTGTTCGGATTACTGGGGCCGAATGGGGCGGGTAAAACCACGCTCATTTCGATACTCTGCGGCTTGCTCGATGCGGATGGAGGGGAGGTCCGCCTGTTCGGCCAGACGTTCCATCGCCGTCGCCGGGACCTGCGCCGATGGATCGGACTAGCTTCCCAGGAACTGGCCCTCTATCCCGATCTGACGGCGCGGGAAAATCTCCGCTTCTTCGCCCGTCTCTATGGCCTGGAGGGTTCGGAATTGGAAAGCCGAGTCGCGGAGATGCTCCAGGCCGTCGGGCTGGAGGAGCGGGCCGAGGAGCGGGTGGCAAGTTTCTCCGGAGGCATGAAACGGCGGTTGCATTTGGCCGCTGCGATTGTCCACCGCCCCCGCTTGCTGTTTCTTGATGAACCGACCACGGGGGTGGACCCCCAAAGCCGCAATTACATCTTCGAGTTGATCCGGACCCTCAACCGCGGCGGCATGACAATTGTGTATACCAGTCACTACCTGGAAGAGGTGGAAGCCCTCTGCCCGCGTCTAGCCATCCTTGACGACGGCCGTCTCCGAGCGTGCGACACCCTTCCCCGCCTTCTCGCCCTGCTCGATGGCCAGCTTTTGCTGACGGTGGAACAGGCCAACCGCGACTTCCTGGAGCGGCTGCCCCTCCTACCCGGCGTCAAAAATGCCGTGCAAAAAGATGGACGTTGGGAAATTCTCACAGACCATGTCGCGGAAGTCCTCCCCCGCGTCGTGCGCTTGGCGGCGGAAGTCGGCGTCCAGATCACGGCCATCGATGCTCGGCCGCCTTCCTTGGAACGGGTCTTCCTCCATCTCACCGGACGCGAACTGCGGGATTGA
- a CDS encoding cryptochrome/DNA photolyase family protein yields the protein MPTSDHGRTSPDRIRSVNDRSPDPRGQYVLYWMQTSRRLHCNHALDVAGYWAVRLHKPLVIYEGLKRHYPWANARLHVFALEGMRDNAAAARHYGLTYWPFVETPDYPGHGLVRRLAAQACLVVTDDYPAYIVPAHIQALAGSIHVPLLCVDGNGLIPLRQLGPLPGAAAHLRPRWHRHFPQAWQQRAASVPDFPAFVRRTVTPPFPVWDVPQDLTTAVSRLGIDQSVPPVPATPGGTQAGQARLREFVAHRLSRYAAERNQPSDPQQGASSGLSPYLRWGHISIQEVVEAVLGPDWSLDELDRSAAGRREGFFCRDANINAFLDESLIWRDVGYVWHYFFRPQVLAMTGQPPGTVSWHTGAHPPHFHFARWDFSTGSSDPLALVLPKWAYTTLQQHAQDPRPYSYDLEQFEHADTHDPLWNAAQQELLLTGRIHNYLRMLWGKKVLEWSPSPLQAYFILEHLNNKYALDGRDPNSYTGILWCFGLFDRPWTPERPVFGKVRYMSSENTARKFPLRGYYEYVSRLSAAAKGTAPSRQGHLFPYNDGT from the coding sequence ATGCCGACCTCAGATCATGGGCGGACGAGTCCGGATCGGATTCGCAGTGTCAACGATCGTTCTCCCGATCCCCGCGGCCAGTATGTGCTGTACTGGATGCAGACCAGCCGCCGTCTGCATTGCAATCATGCCCTGGACGTGGCGGGGTATTGGGCGGTCCGACTCCACAAGCCTTTGGTCATTTACGAGGGGTTGAAGCGGCATTATCCCTGGGCCAATGCTCGGCTTCACGTCTTCGCCCTGGAGGGAATGCGGGACAATGCCGCGGCAGCACGCCACTACGGCTTGACCTATTGGCCATTTGTGGAAACGCCGGATTATCCAGGGCACGGTTTGGTCCGACGCTTGGCAGCCCAAGCCTGCCTCGTGGTGACCGATGATTACCCTGCCTACATTGTGCCAGCCCATATTCAGGCGTTGGCAGGCTCGATTCACGTACCTTTGCTCTGTGTGGATGGCAACGGACTGATTCCCCTGCGGCAGTTGGGACCGCTGCCGGGTGCTGCCGCCCATTTGCGCCCGCGGTGGCACCGTCACTTTCCCCAAGCCTGGCAGCAGAGAGCGGCGAGCGTTCCGGATTTCCCCGCTTTTGTGAGGCGAACCGTTACGCCTCCCTTTCCTGTTTGGGATGTCCCGCAGGACCTAACCACGGCCGTGTCCCGGCTTGGTATCGATCAGTCCGTTCCCCCTGTGCCAGCGACTCCTGGTGGCACTCAAGCTGGCCAAGCTCGTCTTCGTGAGTTCGTGGCTCATCGACTGAGTCGCTACGCTGCGGAGCGCAATCAACCGAGCGATCCGCAGCAGGGGGCATCCAGCGGCTTGAGTCCCTATCTACGCTGGGGGCATATTAGCATTCAGGAAGTGGTCGAGGCGGTACTAGGTCCCGATTGGTCACTAGACGAGCTAGACAGGAGTGCAGCGGGACGGCGCGAAGGATTCTTCTGCCGTGATGCTAATATCAACGCTTTTCTCGACGAAAGCTTGATCTGGCGGGATGTCGGCTACGTCTGGCACTACTTTTTCCGCCCCCAGGTGTTGGCTATGACGGGCCAGCCACCGGGAACGGTCAGTTGGCATACGGGAGCGCATCCGCCGCACTTCCATTTTGCTCGCTGGGATTTTTCTACGGGATCCAGCGATCCACTGGCCTTGGTGCTGCCGAAGTGGGCCTATACCACCTTGCAGCAGCATGCACAAGACCCCCGTCCTTACAGTTATGATCTGGAGCAATTCGAGCATGCGGACACACACGATCCCCTCTGGAATGCCGCCCAGCAAGAGCTGCTCCTGACCGGACGCATCCACAACTATCTCCGCATGTTGTGGGGGAAGAAGGTCCTGGAGTGGTCCCCTTCGCCGCTCCAAGCCTACTTCATCCTGGAACATCTCAACAACAAATACGCTCTGGATGGGCGGGACCCCAACTCGTACACCGGCATCCTTTGGTGCTTTGGTTTATTCGATCGGCCCTGGACTCCGGAGCGGCCCGTCTTCGGCAAAGTCCGGTACATGTCTTCGGAGAACACGGCTCGGAAGTTCCCTTTGCGCGGCTACTACGAGTATGTGTCCCGCCTGAGTGCTGCGGCCAAGGGAACAGCTCCGTCTCGACAAGGCCATCTTTTCCCATACAACGATGGCACCTGA